The Cervus elaphus chromosome 9, mCerEla1.1, whole genome shotgun sequence genomic interval TGTGTGAGCCCTACTTCCTGTACCTGGAGGCAGCTGCTCGGAGTGTGCCCCCCGTCTATGGAGCCCTGCAGGAGCTGATCCGAAAGGGGGTGTGTGTGGAGCAGGTTTCCTAGACCCTGATGCCCCTTTCTGCATCCCTCAggcctgggggatggggaggatgCTCCTGGAAGGCCAACTAATCTCGTTATGCCCCCTCTTCCATACAGCTGCTGGAGATCTCCCAACAACTCACTCTTCGCCTGGAACAGCTGGTCCTAATGTATGCCTCTTTTGGGTTCGTGAACTTGGAGGAGACTGACCCCCTAAGGTAAAAGCCTAAGAGACTTGGCTTGGGGTCAGGGGTGGAGGAGCCCAGGGCATAGCCTCATTCCCTACTCTTGAATCTCCTTCCAGCATCTCCTGTTTCTTCTGCGGGAGGTTCTCCATCAGTCCCTCCCATGAGGTGTCCATCTTCAGATACTGTGCCCCTGCTGCCTACACCGCCAGCCGCTTCCCCCGATACCTCTATAAGAAGATGCGCTGGAACCTGGAAACCACCCCAGAGGCCAGCAGCCAGGAGCAAGATTCCCACGTGGATTAGTGAGTCCCCTTATCAGAATCCAAGTCCTCCCCCTCGCTATGGGAGAATGCCAGTTTGggccactgaaccaccaccaaAGTGGAAAACCAAGCAGGAATTCAAGAACCTTTGCAAGGTCATCCTCaccttaaatatacatatatacatacatacatacatacatagatgcACCCATCAAAATAGAAGTCGTTATCTTTAAAAAGTAGGCTGACAGGGAGAAAAGACCTCAGTATTGTCACATGCCTACCTGAGAACCTGAAGGTAACTTTTGATGAGTTTCCACTTTACCTCCAAAATTAAAGCCCTCAAACAGAAGAACTAAGAGACTGCTCACTGCTCACTTTTAATTGCTGCCCCTTCCCTTCCCAGCTACTTCTTATGCTATCGAGATACATGGGAAGACACAGGCAAGAGTCCGGCCAATTCCTGCCCCCAGATTCAGAAGCTGTGGTCCATCGGCCGATGGGTGCCCCTAGGACCAGCCGAGGATGACCTTTATTCATGGTAGGAGCCAGGGCAATGGTAAGGTGGGTGGGGTCTGGAGGGAGGGACAGAAGCCAACCAGAGACCATCTGCCTCCCTCAACATTGTTACCATTGATAATAATGAATTTTATTGTGCCCTGAAAAGCCTTTATGCAGACTCATGTAACAATCCACTGAGGTCTATACTACTAGccccattttacaaaggaaacaggtgttcagagaggttaagttaccTGCCAAAGGACACACAGCTCGTTGAGTAATCAGCCAGGTCAGGGATAAAATTGCTCAGCCTCCCAGAGCCTTACACTCTAGGTTTCGCATCAACAAGGAAACCACTTTCCCCCAGGGTTTTTCCCACCCCCAGCTGAAACAAAGCCTCTTTCAGCCACAGTTTCTCGCTCAAGGGGAGGGGCTCCCGAGTAGCAGGGGACGCTCACGTCCTGGCCTGTCTGTCCCTGGCGCCCAGGATTTTGTGCCCGCAGCCGCCTGGGGACTATCAGCAGCTGCTAACCATCGGCTTCGAGGAGCCGTCGCACATGCTGGCCACCGACCTGCTGGTGCAGATCCTCACGGGCCAGGCAGGCACGGCTCGGCCCCCGAGCGCCGCCGGGCCCGCGGCGTGGGCCGCTCAGGAGTCTTGAACCTGGAGAGAGGGTGGGAGCTGGAGCTTGACAGTTCCAAACTCCAGGAGAGCGGGTAGGGGAGGGGCTCACTCGTTCTCCTAGTGCGGCTCGGCCTGCCTTCCAAGGGGCCAGGCCGAGCTGGCCCGTCCGCACTGGATCCGGCCCGGCCGCGGAGCCCTGCTTGTGAACACACCAGTTTTgtgttaaataaaagaaagaaagaggtcaCAGGCTCAGCGTCCGCTCGGAGCGCCGCTCCCCTCCCCTTGGGGAGAGGAGGCCCCGCCTACTCGCTGTGGCCTTCTGGGTAATGTAGTCTTATGGAAACAAAACCGTGGTCCGCTGACTGGCTGACGGGAGCTCAGAGCATGCGTAGGGGCCGGTACCAAGCAAAAAGGGAAGTAGCGGCCCCTGTCAACAACCGGAACCCAGATAACCGCAAGTTTCGGGTAGCGAGGAAATTCAACGCCCACTGTGAGAAGGAACGCAGGGCTACGCCCACTCTCATGTTTTGACCCGGAAATTATTTCCCTGTACCGAAAAAGACTATATTTCCCGACGTGCCCCAGGAAAGGGCCAGCGATCAGTTTCCTAAGCGCCGAGGTTAGATCTTTCTCTTCCAGCTTTTGGGTCATGGCTTGGGCAGGTCGCTGTACCCTCCTGAGGTGTCCGGGGCGCGGGCTGGGGGGGAGAGCGGTGAGGCCCTCCTTGGACTGAAAAGGAGACCGGGTTGAGAGGTGAACCTGCCTACCTAGAGCTTCAGAGACCAGGTGGTGGAGCCTGCACCTGATAGCAACTGGTCACTTGCCAGGGGAGGAGTGTCCTTCTCATCCGGCTGTCAGTCAGCTGCGAGTtacccacccctctccccttAAACTAACGGACACCTTTTGAGTCTCCCTTGCATTTTCAGAGTTGGAGGAGAGACTTGGAGCCCTGCTTACCTAATAGTCCCTGACACATAGTATTATCATGTGTTATGATTATCCCAgtttacaaattataaaaatagaaacgTGAAGTGAAACATGATTAACCAAAACCCTTGTCTTTTTGGAGTAGGAGTAGAGGCTTCTGGTGACAATTTCTGACTGCACCAAGGATTTTTTAGTCCACAACCCAGGAGTTTGAATGAGTCCAAATGGGTTCTGAAGTTCCCTAATACTGAGTCAAGGCCCCTCTGAGTTCACCACCACTACTGTTCagacttagttcagttcagttcagttcagtcactcagtcgtgtccgactcttggcaaccccatggactgcagcacaccaggcctccctgtccatcaccaactcacgtagcctacccaaactcatgtccattgagtcggtggtgccatccaaccatctcatcctctgtcgtccccttctcctcctgccctcagtctttcccagcctcaggaccttttcaaatgagtcagttctttgcatcaggtggccaaggtattggagtttcagcttcaacatcagtccttccaatgaacacccaggactgatctcctttaggatggactggttggatctccttgcagtccaagggactctcaagagtcttctccaacaccacagttcaaaagcatcaattctttggcgctcagcgttctttatagtccaactttcacatccatacatgactactggaaaactgttTAGACTAGTCCAGTCCAATAGAAATTTGAGCCACAAATGCGAGTCACCTATGTAATTGCAAATTTTTAAGAGCTATACTAAAAGAATAAAGAGGCCAGACTTttagtgatatttttatttaaccccagatatctaaaatatttttgcaatatataagaaattattttttaaaaaagaaattattgagGTATCCCCCCTTTTTTGTACTAGGTTTTTGAAATCTGTGTATTTTGCACTTATAGCACATCTCAATTTGGACTAGCCACATGCAGCTTTAATTTATCTTCCCTTAAGACAAATCCACAAGCCACTTAAAACTAGATTTCTGGTGGGTGGTGGCAGTCCCGGGAGAAGAAGGAAACAGGTTTGATTTCCTGGGTCCTGTTGGTCaggagggaagccctggtggctcaatgataaagaacctgcctgccaatgcaatggGGGAGATGGTGGGAGGGTTTtccatccctgagtggggaagatctcctggagaaggaaatggcaacccactccagaattcttgcctgggaaaaccccatggacagatgagcctggtggaatgtatagtccatagggtcgtaaaagagtcaggcacaacttagagAGTAAGCAACCAGTAGTTGCTCAGGAACTGTCTACACCCATGATTCTCTAGCTTTAGAATCACTGGAGGGTTTGATCACTAAGTCTGGGATGGAACTTTTTTCTTACAAGATCCCAAGTGATGCTGATGTTGCTCATCCAGACACCACACTTTAAGCCTGTATCGACCTATATCGAGCCTACATCGATTTCGTGGCTCTCAAACTTGG includes:
- the C9H19orf67 gene encoding UPF0575 protein C19orf67 homolog, yielding MATEQWFVGPLPAGSGETPPLDDLESGAQPCEDPSWSPPPGGPGNPPEAEPEKDVQGQLPQTPTSTPSPERPAPGPRPTPPRLPLDTLFSPVTEQLCYLLKKADDFQSYLLYSRDRVQKEQLAKAMPTFLQMCEPYFLYLEAAARSVPPVYGALQELIRKGLLEISQQLTLRLEQLVLMYASFGFVNLEETDPLSISCFFCGRFSISPSHEVSIFRYCAPAAYTASRFPRYLYKKMRWNLETTPEASSQEQDSHVDYYFLCYRDTWEDTGKSPANSCPQIQKLWSIGRWVPLGPAEDDLYSWILCPQPPGDYQQLLTIGFEEPSHMLATDLLVQILTGQAGTARPPSAAGPAAWAAQES